The genomic interval CGCCATGTACTCGAAATGCGCCATTTGCTGGGTGCGTTTTCCCTCGACGCCTTTCTGATCACCGGCAACGGGACGCGAATTCACTCAGTAGAAGGGGATGTGCTGCACCGGCAGGATCTCAACCCGGAAGTAGCGGAGATCGTGCTGCACAGCACCTGGGACACGCAGGCCAGCGTCCACGTCTTTAACGATCGGGGCTGGTTCACCGGAAGCGAAATCCCGGAATTATTGCACGCGCATGTTTACAGCGGTTTCAAATACCAGCTTATCGATCTGCGTCGGATCCCCGCCCATGCGGTAACCAAGATCTGCTTCTGTGGCAATCATGACGATCTGTGTCGCTTAAGGATTCAGCTGAATGAGGCGCTGGGCGACCGGGCGCATCTGACCTTCTCGGCGGTGGATTGTCTGGAAGTG from Enterobacter sp. JBIWA008 carries:
- the cof gene encoding HMP-PP phosphatase, which produces MARLAAFDMDGTLLMPDHRLGEKTLNTLKRLRERDVTLTFATGRHVLEMRHLLGAFSLDAFLITGNGTRIHSVEGDVLHRQDLNPEVAEIVLHSTWDTQASVHVFNDRGWFTGSEIPELLHAHVYSGFKYQLIDLRRIPAHAVTKICFCGNHDDLCRLRIQLNEALGDRAHLTFSAVDCLEVLPVGCNKGSALAVLSDHLGLTLQECMAFGDAMNDREMLGSVGRGLIMGNAMAQLKAELPHLPVIGHCRNEAVSHFLTHWLDNNNLPYSPE